In Actinoplanes derwentensis, the following proteins share a genomic window:
- a CDS encoding PadR family transcriptional regulator, which produces MPLDAARNSLVLPILGLLVEQPAHAYEVTSRLEARYPHLKIRRSSVVTLLKSLADGGLLLAGTPESVAGRPARTIYRPTDAGITLFRSRVREALTETAPASADFLTAVAYLGILPAAEAIAVLRARAERLRRETPALPPGLPEIQMIEAHYWLRVLATEITWLTETADRLTGGDLEVLA; this is translated from the coding sequence ATGCCGTTGGACGCCGCCCGCAACAGTCTCGTGCTGCCGATCCTCGGGCTGCTCGTCGAGCAGCCCGCCCACGCCTACGAAGTCACCAGCCGCTTGGAGGCCCGCTACCCACACCTCAAAATCCGCCGCAGCAGCGTGGTCACACTGTTGAAATCGCTGGCCGACGGCGGTCTTCTCCTCGCCGGCACCCCGGAAAGCGTCGCCGGCCGCCCGGCCAGGACCATCTACCGTCCCACCGATGCCGGGATCACCCTGTTCCGTTCCCGGGTTCGCGAAGCACTCACCGAAACGGCGCCCGCCTCGGCCGATTTCCTCACCGCCGTGGCGTACCTGGGAATCCTGCCCGCCGCCGAAGCGATCGCCGTGCTGCGCGCTCGCGCCGAACGCCTGCGCCGCGAAACACCGGCGCTCCCGCCCGGCCTACCCGAAATCCAGATGATCGAGGCCCACTACTGGCTGCGCGTACTGGCCACCGAGATCACCTGGCTGACCGAGACCGCCGACCGGCTCACCGGCGGCGACCTGGAGGTGCTCGCATGA
- a CDS encoding VOC family protein: MKLDHIGVSVGDLAAAEGWYTAAFGLRVELRLRVEPVDLDIVMLIHDEYGYRFELLHRPGSVAAPPAGSAAAAVLARGYGHVAFGVPRLQSAFDRLLELGAQPVMAPCPSPEPGVNMAYVADPEGNLIELVERAR, encoded by the coding sequence ATGAAGCTCGATCACATCGGTGTGAGTGTGGGTGACCTGGCGGCGGCTGAGGGCTGGTACACGGCTGCGTTCGGGCTGCGGGTCGAACTGCGGCTGCGAGTCGAACCGGTTGACCTGGACATCGTGATGCTCATCCACGACGAGTACGGGTACCGGTTCGAACTGCTGCACCGGCCGGGAAGCGTCGCGGCGCCACCGGCCGGGTCGGCGGCGGCTGCCGTTCTGGCTCGGGGCTACGGGCACGTGGCTTTCGGCGTACCCAGGCTGCAGTCCGCTTTTGATCGGCTCCTGGAACTCGGGGCGCAACCGGTGATGGCACCGTGCCCGTCGCCGGAACCCGGCGTGAACATGGCCTACGTCGCCGATCCCGAAGGCAACCTGATCGAACTCGTGGAGCGTGCCCGATGA